The Comamonas sp. GB3 AK4-5 genome includes a region encoding these proteins:
- the phoR gene encoding phosphate regulon sensor histidine kinase PhoR, with amino-acid sequence MTWRGLALALAQVALGALGWWLGQAWGALAGVVLASWLWLAWDMWHARKLLLWLRSTELPLAPSMSGVWGELATRMRRWLRLDAQQVQQSEQRLQDIFSALQASPNGLILLDATGHIEWCNQTAEQQFGLDAERDLQQSIGNLVRDPAFSAYWTRHDFVQPVLLQGRDSTPGRPMRLSVQLYAYGDGRHLLLSRDITALEQAEAMRRDFVANVSHEIRTPLTVLLGFVETLQTLPLEEGERKRYLSLMAQQAARMQSLVQDLLTLSRLEGSPWPARDDWIPLAPLLSQCEDEASALSDMLTRKAGAPHALVFPTAAALQSDLAGVSAELHSAFSNLISNAIRYTPPGGSITVRWQPHADGSATFSVQDSGRGIDPEHVGRLTERFYRIDRSRSRETGGTGLGLAIVKHVLQRHGAQLHIASVLGQGSTFSATFPAGRLRPHGPAYAAQA; translated from the coding sequence ATGACATGGCGTGGATTGGCATTGGCGCTGGCACAGGTGGCGCTGGGCGCACTGGGCTGGTGGCTGGGGCAGGCTTGGGGTGCGTTGGCCGGTGTGGTGCTGGCCTCCTGGCTGTGGCTGGCGTGGGATATGTGGCATGCGCGCAAGCTGCTGCTGTGGCTGCGCTCCACAGAATTGCCACTGGCGCCATCCATGTCCGGTGTGTGGGGGGAGCTGGCCACCCGCATGCGCCGTTGGCTGCGTCTGGATGCACAGCAGGTGCAGCAAAGCGAGCAGCGCTTGCAGGATATTTTCTCGGCCCTGCAGGCCAGTCCTAATGGTTTGATTTTGTTGGATGCAACCGGTCACATCGAGTGGTGTAACCAGACGGCTGAGCAGCAGTTCGGCCTGGATGCCGAGCGGGATTTGCAGCAGTCCATTGGCAATTTGGTGCGGGACCCCGCATTCAGTGCCTACTGGACGCGGCATGATTTCGTGCAGCCTGTGCTGCTGCAAGGCCGTGACAGCACGCCGGGGCGGCCCATGCGCCTGTCGGTGCAGCTGTATGCCTATGGTGATGGACGCCATCTGCTGCTGTCGCGGGACATCACGGCGCTGGAGCAGGCCGAAGCCATGCGCCGCGACTTTGTGGCCAATGTGTCCCATGAAATCCGCACGCCGCTGACGGTGCTGCTGGGGTTTGTGGAAACCTTGCAGACCCTGCCGCTGGAAGAGGGCGAGCGCAAACGCTATTTGTCGCTGATGGCACAGCAGGCGGCGCGCATGCAAAGCCTGGTGCAGGACTTGCTGACGCTCTCGCGCCTGGAAGGCAGCCCATGGCCGGCGCGGGATGACTGGATTCCGCTGGCGCCGCTGCTGAGTCAGTGCGAGGACGAAGCCAGTGCGCTGTCCGACATGCTGACCCGCAAGGCGGGTGCGCCGCATGCGTTGGTGTTCCCCACAGCGGCTGCGCTGCAGTCGGACCTGGCCGGCGTGTCAGCCGAGCTGCACAGCGCGTTTTCCAACCTCATCAGCAATGCCATTCGCTATACGCCGCCGGGTGGCAGCATCACCGTGCGATGGCAGCCCCATGCCGATGGCAGTGCCACGTTCTCCGTGCAAGACAGCGGACGCGGTATCGACCCGGAGCATGTGGGCCGGCTGACGGAGCGGTTTTACCGCATTGACCGCAGTCGCTCGCGTGAGACCGGGGGCACAGGCCTGGGGCTGGCCATCGTCAAACATGTGCTGCAGCGCCATGGCGCGCAGCTGCACATCGCCAGCGTGTTGGGGCAGGGCTCCACCTTCTCGGCAACCTTCCCGGCCGGGCGGCTGCGCCCCCATGGCCCAGCATACGCTGCGCAGGCCTAA
- the phoU gene encoding phosphate signaling complex protein PhoU — MTDKHLSSQFDSELNRVSARVMELGGLVEQQIHQAVHALTQFSTESIAQIHANEDRVNAMEVEIDYELSSIIGRRQPTARDLRMLMAFSKVTANLERMGDEAHKIARMVQSIIESGAARSLPAGELRVAAEMASAMLRKALDALARLDTKTAVLILKDDDLIDDEFDGFVRKLITYMMEDPRKISPSLDLLFVAKAIERIGDHSKNVAELIIYLVEGKDIRHQSMDVIESAVK; from the coding sequence ATGACAGACAAGCATTTATCGTCGCAGTTCGATTCGGAGCTCAACCGCGTTTCCGCCCGCGTCATGGAGCTAGGTGGCCTGGTGGAGCAGCAGATTCACCAAGCGGTGCACGCGCTCACACAATTCAGCACGGAGTCGATTGCGCAAATCCACGCCAACGAAGACCGGGTGAATGCCATGGAGGTGGAGATCGACTACGAACTCTCTTCCATCATCGGCCGTCGCCAGCCCACGGCGCGCGATCTGCGCATGCTGATGGCCTTTTCCAAGGTGACGGCCAATCTGGAACGCATGGGCGACGAGGCCCACAAGATTGCCCGCATGGTGCAGTCCATCATCGAAAGCGGTGCCGCCCGCTCCCTGCCCGCAGGAGAGCTGCGCGTGGCCGCCGAGATGGCCTCTGCCATGCTGCGCAAGGCCCTGGATGCGCTGGCACGTTTGGACACCAAGACTGCAGTGCTTATCCTGAAAGATGACGATCTGATTGACGATGAGTTCGATGGTTTTGTGCGCAAGCTCATCACCTACATGATGGAAGACCCGCGCAAGATCTCGCCCAGTCTGGATCTGTTGTTCGTGGCCAAGGCCATCGAGCGTATTGGTGATCACTCCAAGAACGTGGCTGAACTGATCATTTACCTGGTCGAGGGCAAAGACATTCGCCACCAGAGCATGGATGTGATCGAGTCTGCGGTGAAGTGA
- the pstA gene encoding phosphate ABC transporter permease PstA, translating to MSSTSQRMLQEADLTVRRQAKYARRKRLNQVALTLSLAAMAFGVFWLIWILWETITLGVSGLNAALFLEMTPPPNDGGGLANAIFGSATMVLLATLVGTPIGVMAGVYLAEYDPRGWLARTTRFVNDILLSAPSIVIGLFVYAVVVVRFKSFSGYAGVVALALLVIPVVIRTTENMLVLVPSSLREAAYALGTPKWKVISRITLRAAQAGVITGVLLAVARIAGETAPLLFTALNNQFWNADLSKPMASLPVTIFKFAMSPYENWQQLAWAGVFLITMAVLALNILARLLTRQK from the coding sequence ATGAGCTCAACCAGCCAACGCATGTTGCAAGAAGCGGATCTGACGGTGCGCCGTCAGGCCAAATACGCACGCCGCAAGCGGCTGAACCAGGTGGCATTGACCTTGTCGCTGGCGGCCATGGCCTTTGGCGTGTTCTGGCTGATCTGGATTCTGTGGGAAACCATCACCCTGGGCGTCAGCGGTCTGAATGCCGCGCTGTTCCTGGAGATGACGCCGCCGCCCAATGACGGTGGTGGTCTGGCCAACGCCATTTTTGGCTCTGCCACCATGGTGCTGCTGGCTACGCTGGTGGGCACGCCCATCGGGGTGATGGCGGGCGTCTACCTGGCCGAGTACGACCCGCGCGGCTGGCTGGCGCGCACCACGCGCTTTGTGAATGACATCTTGCTGTCAGCACCCTCCATCGTGATCGGCTTGTTCGTCTATGCCGTGGTGGTGGTGCGCTTCAAGAGCTTTTCCGGCTATGCCGGTGTCGTGGCGCTGGCGCTGCTGGTGATTCCGGTGGTCATTCGCACCACCGAGAACATGCTGGTGCTGGTGCCCTCCAGTCTGCGCGAGGCCGCCTATGCGCTGGGTACACCCAAGTGGAAGGTGATCAGCCGCATCACGCTGCGCGCCGCGCAAGCAGGCGTGATCACCGGTGTGCTGCTGGCCGTGGCCCGTATCGCCGGTGAAACCGCGCCCCTGCTGTTTACTGCGCTGAACAACCAATTCTGGAACGCCGACCTGTCCAAGCCCATGGCCAGCCTGCCGGTGACCATTTTCAAATTTGCGATGAGCCCGTACGAGAACTGGCAGCAACTGGCCTGGGCCGGTGTGTTCCTGATCACCATGGCCGTACTGGCATTGAACATCCTGGCGCGTCTGTTGACCCGTCAAAAGTAA
- the pstB gene encoding phosphate ABC transporter ATP-binding protein PstB: MSASTVNSASSAKLSVRDLNFFYGKFHALKGINLDIPEKKVTAFIGPSGCGKSTLLRTFNRMFELYPEQRAEGQIMLDGENLLTSKQDVALIRAKVGMVFQKPTPFPMSIYDNIAFGVKLFENLNAADMDDRVEWALRKAALWNEVKDKLQQTGSGLSGGQQQRLCIARGIAIKPEVLLLDEPCSALDPISTAKVEELIAELKSEYTVVIVTHNMQQAARCSDYTAYMYLGDLVEFGETEQMFFKPQRKETEDYITGRFG; the protein is encoded by the coding sequence ATGTCTGCTTCTACCGTGAATTCGGCCTCCTCCGCCAAGCTGTCAGTGCGCGATCTGAACTTTTTCTACGGCAAGTTCCACGCCCTCAAAGGCATCAATCTGGACATTCCTGAAAAGAAAGTCACTGCCTTCATCGGTCCTTCGGGCTGCGGCAAGTCCACCTTGCTGCGCACCTTCAACCGCATGTTCGAGCTCTATCCCGAGCAGCGCGCCGAAGGCCAGATCATGCTGGATGGCGAGAACCTGCTGACCAGCAAGCAAGACGTGGCCCTGATCCGTGCCAAGGTGGGCATGGTGTTCCAAAAGCCCACGCCGTTTCCCATGTCCATCTACGACAACATTGCCTTTGGCGTGAAGCTGTTCGAGAACCTGAACGCGGCCGATATGGACGACCGCGTGGAATGGGCGCTGCGCAAGGCTGCGCTGTGGAACGAGGTCAAGGACAAGCTGCAGCAGACCGGTTCGGGCCTGTCTGGTGGTCAGCAGCAGCGTCTGTGCATTGCCCGGGGCATTGCCATCAAGCCCGAAGTGCTGCTGCTGGACGAGCCTTGCTCGGCGCTGGACCCGATCTCCACGGCCAAGGTGGAAGAGCTGATTGCCGAGCTGAAGAGCGAATACACCGTGGTCATCGTGACCCACAACATGCAACAGGCCGCACGCTGCAGCGACTACACCGCCTATATGTACCTGGGCGATCTGGTGGAGTTCGGCGAGACTGAGCAGATGTTCTTCAAGCCCCAGCGCAAAGAGACCGAAGACTACATTACCGGCCGCTTTGGCTAA
- a CDS encoding MATE family efflux transporter, producing MSELRTLARHAGTVLAGQLAVMAFAVTDTMVAGRYDATALAALSVGSAVFVSVYISLMGVLQALLPIWAEQHGQGQPLRIGQSFRQSLYLCLLATCLGMAVLMMPGPLLQAAKVPPALQPEVRAYLHIVALALPAALLLRLFTTLNQSLGHPQLVTMLQLLSLLPKILLSIWFTFGGAGVPALGAAGCAWATLLVQYAMLLLALWLLRTASLYHPLQLWRRMEAPDWSQLRQFARIGIPAGLSISVEVTSFTLMALFVARQGSLSSASHQIAANLAALCYMVPLSLAIATSARVSYWLGAQRPLLAAHMARQGLQLAAALGLCLALGVWLARDAILGFYTRDAAVAALAGGLLVWVALYHLADSVQCYCIFVLRSFRITLAPLLTYGLLLWGVGLGGGYLLAYQLQWPPTWLGEPTAFWATSAAALTLTAIIFAAMLRQQLHRISSTAGQAA from the coding sequence ATGAGTGAGTTGCGCACTCTGGCCCGGCACGCCGGCACCGTGCTGGCAGGCCAGTTGGCCGTGATGGCCTTTGCCGTCACCGACACCATGGTGGCCGGCCGCTACGACGCCACGGCCCTGGCCGCCCTGTCCGTGGGCAGCGCCGTGTTTGTCAGCGTCTACATCTCGCTGATGGGCGTGCTGCAAGCCCTGCTGCCCATCTGGGCCGAGCAGCATGGACAAGGGCAGCCCCTGCGCATAGGCCAGAGCTTTCGCCAGTCGCTCTATCTGTGCCTGCTGGCCACCTGCCTGGGCATGGCCGTGCTGATGATGCCCGGCCCGCTGCTGCAGGCCGCCAAAGTCCCGCCTGCCCTGCAGCCCGAAGTGCGCGCCTATCTGCATATCGTGGCACTGGCCCTGCCTGCCGCCCTGCTGCTGCGGCTGTTCACCACGCTGAACCAGTCTCTGGGCCATCCCCAGTTGGTCACCATGCTGCAGCTGCTCTCCCTGCTACCCAAGATACTGCTGTCGATCTGGTTCACCTTCGGCGGTGCCGGCGTCCCCGCACTCGGCGCTGCCGGCTGTGCCTGGGCCACGCTGCTGGTGCAATACGCCATGCTGCTGCTGGCCCTGTGGCTGCTGCGTACGGCTTCGCTCTACCACCCGCTGCAGCTGTGGCGCCGCATGGAAGCACCCGACTGGAGCCAGCTGCGGCAGTTTGCCCGCATCGGCATTCCCGCCGGCCTGTCGATTTCGGTGGAGGTGACATCCTTCACATTGATGGCCTTGTTCGTTGCCCGCCAGGGCAGCCTGTCCTCGGCCAGCCACCAGATTGCAGCCAACCTGGCCGCACTGTGCTACATGGTGCCGCTGTCCCTGGCCATTGCCACCAGCGCCCGCGTCAGCTACTGGCTGGGGGCGCAGCGCCCGCTTCTGGCCGCGCATATGGCCCGCCAAGGGCTGCAGCTGGCGGCGGCATTGGGCCTGTGCCTGGCCCTGGGGGTGTGGCTGGCGCGCGATGCCATCCTGGGCTTTTACACCCGCGATGCGGCCGTCGCCGCCCTGGCTGGCGGCCTGCTGGTATGGGTCGCGCTCTACCACCTGGCAGACAGCGTGCAGTGCTATTGCATCTTTGTGCTGCGCTCGTTTCGCATCACCTTGGCACCGCTGCTGACCTACGGCCTGCTGCTGTGGGGCGTGGGACTGGGGGGCGGCTATCTGCTGGCCTACCAGTTGCAATGGCCACCCACCTGGCTGGGTGAACCCACAGCCTTTTGGGCCACCAGCGCCGCAGCACTAACGTTGACAGCTATTATTTTTGCAGCAATGCTGCGCCAGCAACTGCACCGCATCTCCAGCACTGCCGGCCAGGCAGCATAA
- the phoB gene encoding phosphate regulon transcriptional regulator PhoB: MKKNPRILIVEDEPAIAELIAVNLRHNGFQPIWTEDGASAQRELDAVLPDVILLDWMLPGSSGLALARKWRADSRTKHIPILMLTARGDEPDKVAGLDAGADDYITKPFSTQELLARIRAVLRRRAPEQVTARVAVGDLELDAATHRVAYSGEALKLGPTEFKLLNYLLNHPERVHSRAQLLDKVWGDHVFIEERTVDVHVKRLREALGEAGAMVQTVRGVGYRLSGPAQG; encoded by the coding sequence ATGAAGAAAAATCCCCGAATCCTGATCGTGGAGGATGAGCCTGCGATTGCAGAGCTGATTGCAGTCAACCTGCGCCACAACGGTTTTCAGCCCATCTGGACGGAAGATGGCGCCAGCGCCCAGCGAGAGCTGGATGCGGTGCTGCCGGATGTCATCTTGCTGGACTGGATGCTGCCAGGCTCCAGCGGGCTGGCACTGGCGCGCAAATGGCGTGCAGACTCTCGCACCAAGCACATTCCCATTCTGATGCTGACGGCGCGCGGCGATGAGCCTGACAAAGTGGCCGGGCTGGATGCCGGCGCCGACGACTACATCACCAAACCCTTTTCCACCCAGGAGCTGCTGGCGCGCATTCGCGCCGTGCTGCGTCGGCGGGCGCCTGAACAGGTGACGGCCCGGGTCGCAGTGGGTGATCTGGAGCTGGATGCGGCTACCCACCGCGTGGCCTATAGCGGTGAAGCCTTGAAACTGGGGCCCACCGAATTCAAGCTGCTGAACTACCTGCTCAACCACCCTGAACGCGTGCACAGCCGTGCCCAGTTGTTGGACAAAGTCTGGGGTGACCATGTGTTCATCGAGGAGCGCACGGTGGACGTGCATGTCAAGCGCTTGCGCGAAGCATTGGGCGAAGCCGGCGCCATGGTCCAGACCGTACGCGGTGTAGGCTATCGCCTGAGCGGGCCGGCGCAAGGCTGA